One genomic region from Pseudanabaena sp. FACHB-2040 encodes:
- a CDS encoding ABC transporter permease, with product MGIVFANILAIYQRELRSYFGSPLAYIIAGVFWLLGGFFLAAILLGPQGIIAQIAAADQAQQAGMAATPSFDVAYEFLKAYVGLLGSLSMFVLPMLSMGLYADERKQGTLELLATSPVTNWAVALGKLLAVLTFYVAMILPLMVCQAVALGAANPPLGPGIFLLSHLGLVLLAASVLSLGMFISSLTGSTVLAAIMTFALILMLWLIDAIAQGLGGGLGGALGHLSLLKHFTEFTEGIFDTSGLILFVSYIVLGLYLTAQSVETLRFQRA from the coding sequence ATGGGAATCGTTTTTGCCAACATTCTGGCCATTTATCAGCGGGAACTGCGGAGCTACTTTGGCTCACCCCTGGCTTATATCATTGCTGGGGTGTTTTGGCTGCTGGGCGGGTTTTTCCTGGCTGCTATTTTGCTAGGCCCCCAGGGAATCATTGCCCAGATTGCCGCTGCCGACCAGGCGCAGCAGGCAGGCATGGCTGCTACCCCCTCCTTTGATGTCGCCTACGAATTTCTCAAAGCCTACGTTGGTCTGCTAGGGTCGCTGTCAATGTTTGTACTGCCCATGCTCTCAATGGGGCTCTATGCCGACGAGCGCAAGCAAGGCACCCTAGAGCTGCTGGCCACCTCTCCCGTAACTAACTGGGCCGTCGCCCTGGGCAAACTGCTGGCGGTTTTAACCTTCTATGTCGCTATGATCTTACCCCTGATGGTTTGTCAGGCGGTCGCCCTAGGGGCAGCCAATCCTCCGTTAGGGCCCGGCATTTTTCTGCTTAGTCACTTGGGGCTAGTGCTTCTGGCCGCTAGCGTATTGTCTCTGGGTATGTTTATCTCCTCTTTGACTGGCAGCACTGTGCTAGCTGCGATCATGACCTTTGCTCTAATTTTAATGCTGTGGCTGATTGATGCCATAGCCCAAGGATTGGGTGGGGGACTGGGCGGTGCGCTGGGCCACCTCTCTCTGCTAAAACACTTCACAGAGTTTACAGAGGGCATCTTCGACACCAGTGGGCTGATTCTTTTTGTGTCTTACATTGTTTTGGGCCTTTACCTGACGGCCCAGTCGGTTGAAACCCTGCGATTCCAGCGGGCCTAG
- a CDS encoding DUF2605 domain-containing protein, with the protein MPDHSDSAELLTAVLKPLLEDFQEWFQQSLNLLESKPISFLSPEQQTQLAHRVKTALAEAQTAQMLLRATNSQVGVEASQVLTWHSLVAECWAVSRRLRQENAANG; encoded by the coding sequence ATGCCTGACCATTCTGACTCTGCTGAACTCCTGACAGCTGTACTCAAGCCCTTGCTAGAGGACTTTCAAGAGTGGTTTCAGCAGTCCCTCAATCTTTTGGAATCCAAGCCCATTTCTTTCTTGTCCCCGGAGCAGCAAACCCAGCTGGCCCATCGAGTCAAGACCGCTCTGGCTGAAGCTCAAACAGCCCAAATGCTGCTTCGGGCAACCAATAGCCAGGTTGGTGTAGAAGCGTCTCAGGTGCTCACCTGGCATAGCTTAGTGGCAGAGTGTTGGGCGGTGTCGAGGCGGCTGCGCCAGGAAAATGCAGCTAACGGTTGA
- a CDS encoding TIGR02450 family Trp-rich protein, whose protein sequence is MTKKQKFPHLLGSKWTAQHKVEGWRHFEVVNRKNEGRWVFAEIVSSCDPTVRFWINARQLKNRTLWQAGWQPLSSFREEPSES, encoded by the coding sequence ATGACTAAAAAACAAAAGTTTCCCCACCTGCTGGGCTCAAAGTGGACTGCTCAGCACAAAGTCGAAGGATGGCGGCACTTCGAGGTCGTCAACCGCAAAAACGAAGGCCGCTGGGTCTTTGCTGAAATCGTTTCTTCCTGTGACCCCACTGTACGGTTTTGGATTAATGCCCGGCAGCTGAAGAACCGCACGCTCTGGCAGGCAGGCTGGCAGCCGTTGAGTAGCTTTAGGGAAGAGCCGTCTGAATCCTGA
- the purU gene encoding formyltetrahydrofolate deformylase has translation MSVPTATLLISCPDQRGLVAKIASFIYSNGGNIVHADQHRDEEAGLFLSRLEWQLEGFNLPRELIGPAFNAIAQPLGADWRLQFSDAVPRIAIWVSRQDHCLLDLLWRHKAGELAGHIPLIISNHPNLKPIADQFGIDYHHIPVTAETKAEQEAQQAKLLRQYQIDLVVLAKYMQVLSPDFVAQFPSIINIHHSFLPAFVGANPYHRAYERGVKIIGATAHYVTSDLDAGPIIEQDVVRISHRDEVKDLIRKGKDLERMVLARAVRLHLQNRTLIYGNRTVVFA, from the coding sequence ATGAGTGTTCCTACGGCAACCCTATTAATTTCCTGCCCCGATCAGAGAGGGTTGGTGGCAAAAATTGCCAGCTTTATTTACTCCAATGGCGGCAATATTGTTCACGCCGACCAGCATCGGGACGAAGAGGCGGGGCTGTTTTTGTCACGACTGGAGTGGCAGCTAGAGGGATTTAACCTGCCTAGGGAGCTAATTGGTCCGGCTTTTAATGCGATCGCACAGCCCCTAGGAGCCGACTGGCGACTGCAGTTTTCTGATGCCGTGCCCCGCATCGCTATCTGGGTCAGCCGTCAAGATCACTGCCTCTTAGATCTGCTCTGGCGACACAAGGCAGGGGAGTTAGCTGGGCACATTCCGCTAATCATCAGCAACCACCCCAACCTCAAGCCCATTGCCGACCAGTTTGGCATCGACTATCACCATATTCCCGTCACTGCCGAGACCAAAGCTGAGCAGGAAGCTCAGCAGGCTAAGCTGCTGCGGCAGTACCAGATCGACTTAGTAGTGCTGGCTAAATACATGCAGGTGCTCTCGCCCGATTTTGTGGCTCAGTTTCCCAGCATCATCAACATTCACCACTCATTTTTGCCCGCCTTTGTTGGGGCCAATCCTTATCACCGCGCTTACGAACGGGGTGTCAAGATCATTGGGGCTACCGCCCACTACGTCACCTCTGACCTAGATGCAGGCCCCATTATTGAGCAAGACGTCGTTCGCATTAGCCACCGCGACGAGGTCAAAGACCTAATTCGCAAGGGCAAAGATCTAGAGCGCATGGTGCTGGCTCGTGCAGTCAGGCTACACCTACAAAACCGCACCCTGATCTACGGCAACCGAACCGTCGTGTTTGCTTAG
- the mrdA gene encoding penicillin-binding protein 2, protein MALLQNLPQISDPFKGRTVGKRYQAVFLMLLTSTVLVGAFGSRLAQLQLVEGDRNRQLAENNRIRLVPKRPARGALLDRNGKILAGSRLSHSISIWPIALPKSEWPTVTSRLSSILNIPEDEIRGRLEQAGYESIESITIARGISPAQATALAEYGDELKGVRLEAEAVRNYPHGDLAAHILGYTGELTDDQFKARDGQGYRLGDVVGQMGAEAAFESQLRGEWGGQQVEVDSAGRVLRILGDKPAKSGNDVQLTLDLELQKAAEAALGERTGAIVVMDPNNGAILAMASRPTFDPNIFSTRITEDQWAQLQGETHPFLNRALQGFPPASTFKIVTTAAALESGSFSPNTVLSTFPYITVGGIQFWDWNNAGFGPLGFTGAMAMSSDTFFYQVAMRMKEKPLIEMTRRFGFGKMTGIEIPNEESPGLVPDDAWKQKNLGEEWTLGDTINMSIGQGFLQTTPLQVAVMFAIAANGGYQVKPHMLRDNEETKNWQESINLSSVTIDILQRGLREVISNGTAKALNDPSIPPVAGKTGTAEAPPYQSHTWFGAYAPADKPEIVVVSFGEHSGGGGGSIAAPMAKKVLDVYFKKPQAEQTPTATSTPSD, encoded by the coding sequence CCTCAGATCTCCGATCCCTTTAAGGGTCGCACCGTTGGCAAACGCTACCAGGCTGTTTTTCTAATGCTGTTGACCAGCACGGTGCTAGTGGGAGCCTTTGGCAGCCGCCTGGCTCAGCTGCAGCTAGTTGAGGGCGATCGCAACCGCCAGTTGGCAGAAAACAATCGTATCCGGCTGGTGCCGAAGCGCCCGGCCCGAGGGGCGCTGCTAGATCGCAACGGTAAGATTTTGGCTGGTAGCCGTCTGTCTCACTCAATTTCTATTTGGCCAATTGCCCTGCCTAAGTCAGAGTGGCCCACGGTAACTAGTCGCCTGTCGAGCATTCTCAATATTCCTGAAGACGAAATTCGAGGGCGATTGGAGCAGGCGGGCTACGAGTCAATTGAGTCGATTACAATTGCTCGCGGCATCAGCCCGGCTCAGGCTACGGCGCTAGCCGAGTACGGCGACGAGCTTAAAGGCGTGCGGCTGGAGGCAGAAGCTGTTCGGAACTACCCGCATGGCGATTTGGCGGCCCACATTCTGGGCTACACGGGAGAGCTAACCGATGACCAGTTTAAGGCCCGTGACGGGCAGGGCTATCGTCTCGGGGATGTGGTAGGCCAGATGGGCGCTGAAGCGGCTTTTGAGTCGCAGCTGCGGGGCGAGTGGGGCGGGCAACAGGTAGAAGTTGACAGCGCTGGCCGAGTGCTGCGGATTTTAGGAGACAAACCGGCTAAGTCAGGTAACGACGTGCAGCTCACCCTTGATCTGGAGCTGCAGAAAGCCGCCGAAGCCGCTCTGGGCGAGCGCACTGGGGCCATTGTGGTGATGGACCCCAATAACGGCGCAATTTTGGCGATGGCTAGCCGCCCCACCTTTGACCCCAATATTTTCTCTACCCGAATCACCGAAGATCAATGGGCGCAGCTGCAGGGCGAAACCCATCCCTTTTTGAATCGGGCGCTGCAGGGCTTCCCCCCAGCCAGTACCTTTAAGATTGTGACTACGGCTGCTGCGTTGGAGTCGGGCAGTTTTTCGCCCAATACGGTGCTGTCAACCTTTCCCTACATCACTGTCGGCGGCATTCAGTTTTGGGACTGGAACAACGCAGGGTTTGGGCCGCTCGGCTTTACTGGCGCAATGGCCATGAGTAGCGACACGTTTTTCTATCAGGTGGCAATGCGAATGAAGGAAAAACCCCTGATTGAAATGACCCGCCGCTTTGGCTTTGGCAAGATGACCGGCATCGAAATTCCGAATGAGGAGAGCCCCGGCCTGGTGCCGGATGATGCCTGGAAGCAGAAAAACTTGGGTGAAGAATGGACGCTAGGCGACACGATTAACATGTCTATCGGCCAGGGTTTTTTGCAGACAACGCCGCTGCAGGTGGCCGTTATGTTTGCGATCGCAGCTAACGGGGGCTATCAGGTCAAACCCCACATGCTCAGAGACAACGAAGAAACTAAAAACTGGCAAGAGTCAATCAACCTTAGCAGCGTAACCATTGACATCCTGCAGCGTGGGCTTCGGGAAGTTATTAGCAACGGCACCGCTAAGGCGCTCAACGACCCTAGCATTCCACCTGTAGCAGGCAAGACCGGAACAGCCGAAGCTCCCCCCTATCAATCCCATACCTGGTTTGGAGCCTACGCTCCTGCCGACAAACCAGAGATCGTCGTGGTCTCCTTTGGAGAACACTCGGGCGGGGGCGGTGGTTCAATCGCTGCGCCTATGGCTAAGAAGGTATTAGACGTTTACTTCAAAAAGCCTCAGGCTGAGCAAACGCCTACAGCGACGAGTACGCCCTCAGACTAA
- a CDS encoding DUF2973 domain-containing protein encodes MWHFLYIVAFAVLAFLAIGNLIRNLILLGSDARRPGQGNAAGGGIRSGLSARPVPHPELLDDQGNMIREPLLVMRSISVRDAREQLDALFDSSDSEDGSSDRQTDKDI; translated from the coding sequence ATGTGGCACTTCCTTTACATCGTTGCGTTTGCTGTCCTGGCCTTTCTAGCGATCGGCAACCTCATTCGCAACTTGATTTTGCTAGGTTCCGATGCTCGTCGTCCGGGGCAGGGTAACGCTGCAGGCGGGGGGATTCGCTCCGGCCTGTCTGCGCGTCCGGTGCCTCACCCAGAACTGCTTGATGATCAGGGCAACATGATCCGGGAACCTCTGCTGGTCATGCGTTCAATTTCCGTTAGAGATGCCCGCGAACAGCTCGATGCTCTCTTCGACTCGTCTGATTCGGAAGACGGCAGCTCTGATCGGCAGACTGATAAGGACATCTAG
- a CDS encoding DUF4340 domain-containing protein: MKLQRNTVVLLGIALLLGAGVMVSEAQRRSSSEAPPTQSAGNPIFGFAEADVVSLVVERDGETLAFERDDQNTWQMVQPVQAIAEEGAVAFLLSRLTSDAPVQELTLNPDQQAEFGFTPPSGTIELALADGTRHTLVLGGKDFSGTALYALIDPEQVPLPEDAGEVPLYVVSLDVANGVNRPLAEWQVATDAPASTPTSEASTEEPATPAAEDTTQESPEAAPEEPTAEEGESAPPTTP; the protein is encoded by the coding sequence ATGAAACTGCAACGAAATACGGTCGTGCTGCTAGGCATTGCCCTACTGCTGGGGGCAGGGGTAATGGTGTCGGAGGCCCAGAGGCGCTCGTCTTCTGAGGCCCCTCCAACCCAATCTGCTGGCAACCCCATCTTTGGCTTTGCTGAGGCAGATGTGGTCTCTCTAGTCGTCGAGCGCGACGGCGAAACTCTAGCTTTTGAGCGAGATGATCAGAACACCTGGCAGATGGTGCAGCCTGTGCAAGCTATAGCCGAGGAAGGAGCCGTTGCCTTTCTGCTAAGTCGCCTGACAAGTGATGCCCCGGTTCAAGAACTGACGCTGAACCCCGATCAGCAGGCTGAGTTTGGCTTCACGCCACCCTCTGGCACCATCGAACTCGCCCTAGCAGACGGCACCCGCCATACTCTCGTCTTAGGAGGCAAGGACTTCAGTGGTACTGCCCTCTATGCGCTGATCGATCCGGAGCAGGTGCCGCTGCCTGAAGACGCTGGGGAGGTGCCCCTCTATGTCGTGTCTCTTGACGTGGCAAACGGGGTCAACCGTCCTTTGGCAGAGTGGCAAGTTGCTACAGATGCGCCAGCCAGCACCCCCACTAGCGAGGCTTCGACTGAGGAGCCAGCAACGCCTGCAGCCGAAGATACCACTCAGGAGTCTCCAGAAGCTGCACCTGAAGAGCCAACGGCAGAAGAGGGTGAATCTGCACCACCGACTACTCCTTAA
- a CDS encoding Gldg family protein, translating into MKTIVAYRQYLKYLALLGLLLSTAGLVVGVASSWGWLSAGLLFGGLGLLLVGLAFSDVVQGRFWQQRSTEAGANALIATLAVLIILALLNVLAVRYSSRIDVTENQIFTLAPQSRQLVQTLEQPARAVIFDVAQNAQDRQLLESYQRAGSNFAYEYVDPYANPQLAQRFEATRPGMAFLELGDRREFLQNISPQERLSERTLTNTLDQLVSDRTLTVYFTQGHREFPIDGSEAGFSQAVAALEEKNYTVRPLNLAETPQVPEDASLVVVAGPAQEFFAPEVAALQSYLDRGGSLMLLIDPRTNPGLGNLLDRWGVTLDERIVLDTSGAGQLVGLGPAAPLVTDYGSHPITQDFRGGRSFYPLARPVEVEALPDITAVPLLQTNPQSRAEAISESGELQYDPNAVPEGSFTLGVALSRPVDAAAPDQSQTAEAEEAAPEARMVVIGNASFATDGLFDQQLNGDVFLNAVSWLGQQNDAVLSIRPRTVTNRRITMTVQQQLGLGVFSLLVLPLIGFAMALVMWLRRR; encoded by the coding sequence ATGAAAACTATCGTGGCCTATCGCCAATATCTCAAGTACCTAGCCCTGCTAGGCCTGCTGCTCTCGACCGCCGGACTGGTGGTGGGGGTGGCTTCTAGCTGGGGCTGGCTGTCAGCGGGCCTGCTATTTGGGGGGCTAGGTCTGCTGCTGGTGGGCTTAGCATTTAGTGATGTCGTGCAGGGGCGCTTTTGGCAGCAGCGCTCGACTGAGGCCGGAGCCAATGCCCTGATAGCAACGCTAGCGGTGCTGATCATTCTGGCTCTGCTCAACGTTCTGGCCGTGCGCTACTCCAGCCGCATTGATGTAACGGAAAACCAGATCTTCACTCTGGCCCCCCAGTCTCGGCAGCTGGTGCAGACTTTGGAGCAGCCTGCCCGAGCCGTGATCTTCGACGTCGCTCAAAATGCCCAGGACCGACAGCTGCTAGAAAGCTATCAGCGGGCAGGCAGCAACTTTGCCTACGAGTACGTTGACCCCTACGCCAACCCTCAGCTAGCTCAGCGGTTTGAGGCAACCCGTCCGGGCATGGCCTTTTTAGAGTTGGGCGACCGGCGGGAGTTTCTGCAGAATATTAGTCCCCAAGAACGTCTTTCAGAGCGCACGCTAACAAACACACTAGATCAGCTAGTGAGCGATCGCACCTTGACGGTCTACTTCACTCAGGGCCACCGAGAATTTCCCATTGATGGCAGTGAGGCAGGCTTTTCTCAAGCTGTCGCAGCCCTAGAGGAGAAAAACTACACCGTTAGACCCCTCAACTTAGCTGAAACACCCCAAGTGCCCGAAGACGCCAGCTTGGTTGTCGTCGCTGGCCCGGCCCAGGAGTTCTTTGCCCCTGAGGTCGCAGCGCTTCAAAGCTATCTCGATCGAGGCGGCAGTCTCATGTTGCTGATCGATCCGCGCACCAATCCTGGATTGGGCAACCTGCTCGATCGCTGGGGGGTCACGCTTGACGAACGCATTGTGCTCGATACCTCCGGCGCAGGTCAGCTCGTGGGCTTAGGCCCGGCCGCACCGCTGGTCACCGACTACGGTAGCCATCCCATCACCCAGGATTTTCGAGGCGGTCGCTCTTTCTATCCGCTGGCTCGCCCGGTAGAGGTGGAGGCCCTGCCCGATATCACTGCCGTGCCGTTGCTGCAGACCAATCCCCAGAGCCGGGCAGAGGCGATTTCTGAGAGCGGCGAGCTGCAGTACGACCCCAATGCAGTGCCAGAAGGATCGTTTACCCTAGGAGTCGCCCTCAGTCGCCCGGTGGACGCAGCTGCTCCAGACCAGTCGCAGACGGCTGAGGCTGAAGAAGCTGCCCCTGAAGCCCGCATGGTTGTGATTGGCAACGCCAGTTTTGCTACCGATGGTTTATTTGATCAGCAGCTCAACGGCGATGTCTTCCTTAATGCCGTGAGTTGGTTGGGCCAGCAAAACGATGCCGTCCTGTCCATCCGGCCTAGGACGGTGACCAATCGCCGCATCACCATGACGGTGCAGCAGCAGCTTGGCCTAGGCGTGTTTTCCTTGCTGGTGCTGCCGCTGATTGGGTTTGCGATGGCGCTAGTGATGTGGTTGCGGCGACGCTAG
- a CDS encoding ABC transporter ATP-binding protein: protein MIEVEHLSKHYGSTAAIRDVTFRVEPGEILGFLGPNGAGKTTTMRILSGYLPATEGTARIAGYDVHTDSMAVRQRIGYLPESPPLYPEMTVEGFLHFVGQIKGVAAGSRGERAAIAMERCGLIHKRSVLIRKLSKGYRQRVGIAQAIIHDPPVIILDEPTVGLDPRQITEVRQLIKSLAGDHTIILSTHILPEVSMTCGRVAIISRGEVVATDAPENLMTRLAGELSYEIEVRGDGETVRNVLESVAPIRRIGALEGDAMPASHQRLQVVFDSEQDPGGAIAAALVQAGLELFELRRHRASLEEVFLNLTTEEATEGPAPLEPNDFAAPPTETAEPTASL from the coding sequence ATGATCGAAGTTGAGCATCTCAGTAAACACTACGGTTCTACCGCCGCCATTCGGGATGTGACATTCCGGGTTGAGCCGGGCGAAATTTTGGGCTTTTTAGGGCCGAATGGGGCGGGTAAAACTACTACCATGCGAATTTTGTCGGGCTATCTGCCTGCCACCGAAGGCACCGCCCGCATTGCTGGATACGACGTTCACACAGATTCAATGGCGGTGCGGCAGCGCATTGGCTATCTGCCGGAGTCGCCACCGCTGTATCCAGAGATGACTGTCGAGGGCTTTCTCCATTTTGTGGGGCAGATTAAGGGCGTAGCGGCAGGCAGCCGGGGTGAGCGGGCTGCGATCGCAATGGAGCGCTGCGGCCTCATCCACAAGCGATCGGTGCTGATCCGCAAACTCTCCAAGGGTTATCGTCAGCGAGTGGGTATTGCTCAGGCCATCATTCACGATCCGCCCGTGATTATTCTCGACGAACCTACGGTGGGCCTCGACCCCCGGCAGATTACAGAGGTGCGGCAGCTAATTAAAAGCCTAGCCGGAGACCACACAATTATTCTCTCAACCCACATTCTGCCTGAGGTCAGCATGACCTGTGGTCGGGTTGCCATCATCAGCCGGGGGGAAGTAGTTGCTACGGATGCGCCTGAAAACCTGATGACCCGACTAGCGGGGGAACTGTCCTACGAAATCGAGGTTCGAGGCGACGGCGAGACTGTCCGTAACGTGCTAGAGTCCGTCGCGCCGATTCGACGGATTGGCGCGCTAGAGGGTGACGCCATGCCCGCATCCCACCAGCGGCTGCAGGTCGTGTTTGACTCAGAGCAAGATCCGGGAGGTGCGATCGCAGCCGCTCTGGTTCAAGCCGGTTTAGAGCTATTTGAGCTGCGCCGCCACCGGGCCAGCCTAGAAGAAGTCTTTTTGAACCTGACAACTGAAGAGGCTACTGAGGGGCCTGCCCCCTTAGAGCCCAACGACTTCGCAGCTCCTCCAACCGAGACGGCTGAACCCACTGCCTCTCTTTAA